In Deinococcus cellulosilyticus NBRC 106333 = KACC 11606, the DNA window ACTGACCTGAGCAGAACTTTGCTAAATTGAGGATATGATCTGGCGGCCTCAGAAACTCACCCGCAAGCAGCTGGAAGAACGCCGTATGGAAGCTGTTCGCCGCTTTCAGCAACCTGGACACGTGCAAGACGAAATAGCGCGTGATCTGGGTGTCAGTAAGACCACCGTTTCCCTCTGGAAAAAACGCTGGCGAGAACAAGGCGCAGAAGGCCTCAAAGCCACCGTGGGAGGTGGCCCACCGCCCAGAACCTTTGACGTGCAGCGATTTGAGGAAGATTTGGCAAAGGGGGCCAAGCACTTTAACTATCCCACCGATGGCTGGAGTACCCGGCGCATCACAGAAATGCTCTATCTCACCCAGGACGTGAAATTTCACTCGCAACACATGCGTAGAATCCTGCATCAACTGGGCTACAGTCATCAGAAGGTGGCTGTTCAGTCGAGAGAGCGCAACCAAGAGTTGATTGACACCTGGGTAAAAAGCACCTTGCCAGACATCAAAAAAAAAGCTAAAGGAGGAAAAAGCCACCCTGGTGGTGGTCGATGAGGTCGGATCAAGTTTGAAGACCCTCAAAGGTTATACCTGGGCCCACTGTGGCAAAACGCCAGTGATGCCCACCCACGGTCACTGGGAAAACCTCTCGATCATTGGGGGCATGACACCCTGTGGCAAGGTCTACCAGCAAAGCTACCCTCATGCGATTCGGGCGGTGCAGGTGGTGAAGTTCTTCAGGCATCTTCTGCGCCACCTGGAGGGTCCTCTGGTCGTGCTGCTGGACAATGCCAGAATCCACCGGGCGAAAATGGTGCAGGAATTCTTGAAAAGTGAATCTGGGAAA includes these proteins:
- a CDS encoding IS630 family transposase, giving the protein MVVDEVGSSLKTLKGYTWAHCGKTPVMPTHGHWENLSIIGGMTPCGKVYQQSYPHAIRAVQVVKFFRHLLRHLEGPLVVLLDNARIHRAKMVQEFLKSESGKRITVFHTPPYAPEFNPIEWLWSWMKRTRIQNLCPKNLSELKKAWLLGFRHVRSKPDLVPSFFRASSLGEIS
- a CDS encoding helix-turn-helix domain-containing protein → MIWRPQKLTRKQLEERRMEAVRRFQQPGHVQDEIARDLGVSKTTVSLWKKRWREQGAEGLKATVGGGPPPRTFDVQRFEEDLAKGAKHFNYPTDGWSTRRITEMLYLTQDVKFHSQHMRRILHQLGYSHQKVAVQSRERNQELIDTWVKSTLPDIKKKAKGGKSHPGGGR